One part of the Oncorhynchus kisutch isolate 150728-3 linkage group LG22, Okis_V2, whole genome shotgun sequence genome encodes these proteins:
- the LOC109867528 gene encoding troponin I, fast skeletal muscle isoform X3 has protein sequence MSEKKMSSSRKHHLKSVMLQIAKDLLEAEAIEAVEEKKRYMDESCPALDLPGSLVELQEMCKTIHHQLDKVDEERYDLAGKVGKCDKEIDDLRIKVVEIQGIKKPALKKVRMSADAMLQALLGSKHKVTMDLRSNLKQVKKEVKEDDKDTVGDWRKNIDDKAGMDGRKKMFEAA, from the exons ATGTCTGA GAAAAAAATGTCATCGAGTCGCAAGCATCATCTGAAG AGCGTGATGCTCCAGATTGCTAAGGACTTGCTGGAGGCAGAGGCCATAGAGGCAGTGGAAGAGAAAAAAAGGTACATGGATGAGAGCTGCCCCGCATTGGACCTGCCTGGGTCATTGGTGGAACTGCAG GAAATGTGCAAGACAATCCATCACCAGCTTGATAAAGTGGATGAGGAGAGATACGACCTTGCAGGCAAAGTGGGCAAGTGTGACAAAGAG ATTGATGATTTGAGGATTAAAGTGGTTGAGATCCAGGGCATTAAGAAGCCAGCTCTGAAGAAAGTGCGTATGTCTGCTGATGCTATGCTCCAGGCTTTGTTGGGCTCCAAGCACAAGGTGACCATGGATCTGAGATCCAATCTGAAACAAGTGAAGAAGGAAGTCAAAGAGGAT GACAAAGACACAGTTGGTGACTGGCGTAAGAACATTGACGACAAGGCCGGCATGGACGGCAGGAAGAAGATGTTTGAGGCCGCATAA
- the LOC109867528 gene encoding troponin I, fast skeletal muscle isoform X2, with translation MYPFGKKQESKMSEKKMSSSRKHHLKSVMLQIAKDLLEAEAIEAVEEKKRYMDESCPALDLPGSLVELQEMCKTIHHQLDKVDEERYDLAGKVGKCDKEIDDLRIKVVEIQGIKKPALKKVRMSADAMLQALLGSKHKVTMDLRSNLKQVKKEVKEDDKDTVGDWRKNIDDKAGMDGRKKMFEAA, from the exons ACCCCTTTGGAAAGAAACAAGAGTCCAAGATGTCTGA GAAAAAAATGTCATCGAGTCGCAAGCATCATCTGAAG AGCGTGATGCTCCAGATTGCTAAGGACTTGCTGGAGGCAGAGGCCATAGAGGCAGTGGAAGAGAAAAAAAGGTACATGGATGAGAGCTGCCCCGCATTGGACCTGCCTGGGTCATTGGTGGAACTGCAG GAAATGTGCAAGACAATCCATCACCAGCTTGATAAAGTGGATGAGGAGAGATACGACCTTGCAGGCAAAGTGGGCAAGTGTGACAAAGAG ATTGATGATTTGAGGATTAAAGTGGTTGAGATCCAGGGCATTAAGAAGCCAGCTCTGAAGAAAGTGCGTATGTCTGCTGATGCTATGCTCCAGGCTTTGTTGGGCTCCAAGCACAAGGTGACCATGGATCTGAGATCCAATCTGAAACAAGTGAAGAAGGAAGTCAAAGAGGAT GACAAAGACACAGTTGGTGACTGGCGTAAGAACATTGACGACAAGGCCGGCATGGACGGCAGGAAGAAGATGTTTGAGGCCGCATAA